In Tolypothrix sp. NIES-4075, one DNA window encodes the following:
- a CDS encoding HNH endonuclease, with protein MPIYRERYADDWDEIALGIKAAAHWRCRHCNQQCLRPGEKSKELTRSEWTMLTLSVHHANFTPEDNRPENLIPLCSPCHLALHSRARGRTNTSPGQLELPLYQ; from the coding sequence ATGCCTATTTATAGAGAGCGTTACGCCGACGACTGGGATGAAATAGCACTTGGCATCAAAGCGGCAGCACATTGGCGCTGTCGGCACTGCAATCAGCAATGTCTGCGCCCAGGTGAGAAGTCAAAAGAACTGACACGATCTGAGTGGACAATGCTCACGCTCTCAGTACATCATGCCAACTTCACGCCTGAAGATAATCGACCAGAGAATTTAATTCCGCTTTGTTCGCCATGCCACCTTGCGTTGCACAGTCGAGCGCGAGGCAGAACGAATACCTCACCAGGGCAGTTGGAGTTACCACTTTACCAATAA